The Benincasa hispida cultivar B227 chromosome 9, ASM972705v1, whole genome shotgun sequence genome has a segment encoding these proteins:
- the LOC120086850 gene encoding kiwellin-like, with translation MANLVFLISIILLPHISLAISSCNGPCQTLDDCEGQLICINGACNNDPDIDDSQCSEGGSSPSPSSDCQPMGSLSCNGESFPQYQCSPAVTSSTQATLTNNDFSEGGDGGAPSECDEAFHDNSERIVALSTGWYSGGSRCGKMIRITATNGNSVLAKVVDECDSVNGCDAEHANQPPCRNNIVDGSDAVWSALGLNKDVGEEAVTWSDA, from the coding sequence ATGGCCAACTTAGTATTTTTGATCTCTAtcattcttcttcctcacaTCTCTCTAGCAATTTCTTCCTGCAATGGTCCATGCCAGACCCTAGATGATTGTGAAGGCCAATTGATTTGCATCAACGGCGCGTGCAACAACGATCCTGACATCGACGATAGCCAATGTTCTGAGGGTGGATCTTCACCATCTCCGAGCAGTGATTGCCAACCGATGGGAAGCTTGAGTTGCAATGGAGAATCCTTCCCGCAATACCAATGCTCACCAGCAGTGACTTCCTCGACCCAAGCTACGTTGACAAACAATGATTTTAGCGAAGGTGGAGATGGGGGAGCTCCATCAGAGTGCGATGAGGCTTTTCATGATAACTCTGAACGAATCGTGGCACTATCAACTGGTTGGTACAGTGGGGGCTCAAGATGTGGGAAGATGATTAGAATCACAGCGACGAATGGAAATTCAGTGTTGGCGAAGGTAGTGGATGAGTGCGACTCTGTGAATGGGTGTGATGCAGAGCATGCTAATCAACCGCCATGTCGTAATAATATTGTGGATGGATCTGATGCTGTGTGGAGTGCTTTGGGGCTAAATAAAGATGTGGGAGAAGAAGCTGTCACTTGGTCAGATGCTTAG